In a single window of the Eleginops maclovinus isolate JMC-PN-2008 ecotype Puerto Natales chromosome 6, JC_Emac_rtc_rv5, whole genome shotgun sequence genome:
- the ankrd12 gene encoding ankyrin repeat domain-containing protein 12 isoform X1 — MAKPGSDRDGAMVDKQAGKKSKDKLSPFTKTPKLDRSELLGKEGKAKSSMKRKLSFTASPLRTEERDSDTDDSDPGQSSETWGERLVPPCRIYADKDGPDKKKVKKEAGGKKSQAPNLLFGYPLSERKQMALLMQMTANSPDSTPSHPSQTTPVQKKVPSSASSRQKDKVNKRNERGETPLHMAAIRGDAKQVKELISLGADVNVKDFAGWTPLHEACNLGYYDVAKVLISAGAEVNTQGLDDDTPLHDASSSGHTDIVKLLLRHGGNAFQANKRGERPVDVADSQELEQLLKGEVPLSDPEESSSDLLLSAESEDPPSVNPSSVDENLEDSDTEKDSDGKPVTKASSSVPGLDEYEFKDEEEEEDLSKALNDRHILRRELRQQEKEEKERNHVAGKQSGKGDSASKSKKQKTPRVHCSSDTSSDEMERLPEKRNSPTCSQSSESLRAETRSKKDISEPKEKGKVKKKSKSQIKNKENQEDGKENSKTLVLSLATVSESTEKGREEDPFKMSFSPKDDSSVHLFHLSSIKSPKLNHSLTDKQTPLKQENTKMCISISDSSCPVDSVKYNHYTEADYCTEGSSTKGCKHKEKSKHQQKDSSGDGDDSRSSPCKDGSIGNSVDISEGALRKTDLDGKVVKKHKLKHKEKDKHRREYEAERSRHRQKEARKDGHRNLEFDREFWKENFFKTDETDEHLPVKKEGDENSSLQRTSDFPPVKDEKTTKEKHSSSKEKRPREEREKDKAVKKERKEAAVKEEKVKDSKPSERDERVDCHGSGRIPEESLQSNSLKEETEEKPISGITADQEQLELSEKGSREKTDKRLPGKEKDSEKMEKRHPDKEKKVKTEHSDKAEPQNSVERWKDKERTGAVSSHSPGDKNYKENEKLKSLSTTKKHEDSRKNKDKFDKRSDRERPDREYSVGDHREKERTNSDKKGKPLEKNTDHSKSDRTKEKDCERKKKDKLKDGTLSSSSNLKLLLEEKKSYLSESGKSISTKSKEEVVRTPEKDRDRRDRDRDLDKHKDKERHKDRSQQAKISKAKPNDTDVDKAKSKASLATRDPKPKEKRLVNDDLMQTSFERMLSLKDQETEQWHRKHLEKIKQKERERLKQRPLADPGKSKPKDRTKIEPCLSKELMRSKSSEASDVNSREKPLKDGTSPRTMSLDGKTLPSISAKVMSAVENCLTRSPRPESDRCGIMSRSVSLISVASSEDSCQATTLTPRHVEYDSDMNLETSDSQPAFLQSSLVIQATRSPSVHDKECLPDVPQSNRTLLPSRHESPYLRAILDEEANSPTEGKAAENLPKQSQTAEEPGTRETSAETEECQQQYLNAVADSATEKEGSTPVGLTSQISNCDPQSKSQTLPESSTSQTGSTEKEKTLPSSETPVVKDLPCPTEIQQADSKDPDEPPTPTSCLSAEAIDTDSNPLQEDSAVFGVASEQPTEPAATQVSDLEEEPLESADGAEEEESMEVDGRGSPVPSTSSHIPSYSAGESLPGFSQPSSESKCSSEDMDVNDQDCKNSTPEGEAESLNAQVEGKDCIPATASYSASPEHNAEEMSDVPQSSESSNAAVSTESPTGEGAVATEGFSEPTAEASSEPMEVTPTEEKPESSSAGEEQSIVQSAARTNSSSSSSSSSSVSSSSSSSSTCSASGSSSPQSGDRDSDSSGAKFKSLSADSEIDIHHPHPRKRKMPKASGSQPYSAAQQQDKELGQQSLAAIVDSVKLEEIQPYQTERANPYYEFLHIRRKIEEKRKVLCSVIPQPPQYYDEYVTFNGSYLLDGNPLSKICIPTITPPPSLPEQLKEMFKQQEVVRMKLRLQHSIEREKLIVSNEQEVLRVHYRAARTLANQTLPFSACTVLLDAEVYNMPQEAQNDDGKTSVRDRFNARQFMSWLQDVDDKFDKLKTCLLMRQQHEAAALNAVQRLEWQLKLQELDPATYKSTSIFEIPEFYIPLVEVNDDFDLTPI, encoded by the exons ATGGCCAAACCTGGGAGCGACAGAGATGGAGCCATGGTGGATAAGCAGGCGGGGAAGAAG AGTAAAGACAAGTTGTCCCCTTTCACCAAAACTCCGAAGCTGGACCGGAGTGAGTTGCTGGGGAAGGAGGGGAAAGCAAAGTCTTCCATGAAGCGCAAGCTCTCCTTCACCGCCAGTCCGCTGCGGACCGAGGAGCGAGACTCCGACACCG ATGACTCAGACCCAGGCCAGTCGAGTGAGACCTGGGGAGAGAGATTAGTGCCTCCCTGCAGGATATACGCAG ATAAAGATGGACCAGACaagaagaaagtgaaaaagGAGGCTGGGGGCAAGAAGTCCCAAGCTCCCAACCTTTTGTTTGGGTATCCTCTGTCAGAGCGAAAACAGATGGCTCTCCTAATGCAGATGACTGCCAACAGTCCAG ACTCTACTCCCAGTCACCCCTCACAAACGACCCCTGTTCAGAAGAAAGTCCCCAGCAGCGCCTCGTCGAGACAAAAGGACAAGGTCAACAAGAGGAACGAGCGAGGGGAGACTCCCCTTCACATGGCCGCCATCCGGGGAGACGCCAAGCAAGTTAAAGAGCTCATTAGCCTGGGAGCTGACGTCAACGTCAAAGACTTCGCAG GCTGGACTCCTCTTCATGAAGCCTGTAATCTCGGTTACTACGATGTGGCCAAGGTGTTAATATCAGCGGGAGCGGAGGTGAACACGCAGGGGCTGGACGACGACACGCCGCTCCATGATGCTTCCAGCAGCGGGCACACAGAT attGTGAAACTGCTGCTACGCCACGGCGGTAACGCTTTCCAGGCCAACAAGCGTGGGGAGCGCCCGGTCGACGTGGCCGACTCTCAGGAGCTGGAGCAGCTTCTAAAGGGAGAGGTGCCACTGTCGGACCCAGAGGAGAGCTCTTCAG ATCTCCTCTTGTCTGCAGAGTCTGAAGACCCTCCGTCTGTCAATCCGTCCAGTGTGGATGAGAACTTGGAAGACTCCGACACTGAAAAGGACTCAGATGGCAAACCGGTCACGAAGGCTTCATCATCCGTTCCAGGTCTGGACGAGTACGAGTTCaaggacgaagaggaggaggaggatctcAGTAAAGCCCTGAATGATAGACACATCCTCCGGAGGGAACTACggcagcaggagaaggaggagaaggaaaggaatCATGTGGCAGGAAAGCAGAGTGGAAAAGGGGATTCTGCCTCTAAGTCCAAAAAGCAAAAGACTCCTCGTGTCCACTGCAGCTCGGATACCTCTAGTGACGAAATGGAGAGACTTCCAGAGAAAAGGAATTCCCCCACCTGCTCTCAGAGCTCTGAGAGCCTCAGGGCCGAAACCAGGTctaaaaaggacatttctgaGCCAAAGGAGAAGGGCAAAGTTAAGAAGAAGAGTAAAAGCCAGattaaaaacaaggaaaaccAGGAGGATGGGAAAGAGAATAGCAAAACGTTGGTACTCTCTCTTGCAACTGTGTCAGAGAGCACAGAAAAAGGTCGGGAGGAAGACCCCTTCAAGATGTCTTTCAGTCCTAAAGACGACTCATCCGTCCACCTCTTCCATTTGTCGTCCATAAAGTCACCAAAACTGAACCACAGCCTGACGGATAAACAAACGCCACTCAAACAGGAAAATACTAAGATGTGCATTTCCATCAGCGACAGCTCGTGTCCGGTGGACAGTGTCAAGTACAACCACTACACGGAGGCAGACTACTGTACCGAGGGCTCCAGCACCAAGGGGTGCAAGCACAAGGAGAAAAGCAAACATCAGCAGAAAGACTCGAGCGGAGACGGGGACGACAGTCGATCGAGTCCTTGCAAAGACGGCAGCATAGGAAACAGTGTGGACATCTCTGAAGGTGCCTTACGGAAGACAGACTTGGACGGCAAAGTGGTGAAGAAGCATAAActtaaacacaaagagaaagacaaacaccGGAGGGAGTACGAGGCAGAGCGCAGCCGCCACAGGCAGAAGGAAGCCAGGAAAGACGGCCACAGGAATTTGGAGTTTGACAGAGAGTTCTGGAAAGAGAACTTCTTCAAAACTGATGAGACTGATGAGCATCTGCCAGTGAAAAAGGAAGGTGACGAGAACAGCTCACTTCAGAGGACCTCTGATTTCCCTCCCGTCAAAGATGAGAAAACCACGAAGGAGAAGCACTCGAGCAGCAAGGAGAAGAGGCCGAGAGAGGAGCGGGAAAAAGACAAGGCCGTGAAAAAAGAGCGGAAGGAGGCGGCTGTCAAAGAGGAGAAGGTAAAGGATTCAAAGCCGAGTGAGCGTGACGAGAGAGTGGACTGCCACGGCTCAGGGCGGATTCCTGAGGAGTCGCTGCAGAGCAACAGCTtgaaagaggagacagaagagaaaCCCATAAGTGGGATCACAGCTGATCAAGAACAGCTGGAGCTCTCTGAAAAAGGCTCACGCGAGAAAACTGACAAGAGGCTCCCAGGAAAGGAGAAGGATTCggagaaaatggagaaaagGCACCCTGACAaggaaaaaaaggtcaaaacgGAGCATTCTGACAAAGCCGAACCACAGAACTCAGTGGAACGCTGGAAGGATAAAGAAAGAACAGGGGCCGTTTCTTCCCACTCGCCTGGAGataaaaactacaaagagaatgAGAAACTGAAATCTTTATCTACAACTAAAAAGCACGAAGACAGCCggaaaaacaaagataagtTTGACAAGCGGTCCGATAGGGAGAGGCCGGACAGAGAGTATAGTGTTGGGGATCACAGAGAGAAGGAGCGCACTAACTCTGATAAGAAAGGAAAACCTCTGGAGAAGAACACAGATCACAGCAAATCTGATCGTACAAAAGAGAAGGACtgtgaaaggaaaaagaaagataaactAAAAGACGGGACTCTTTCCTCAAGTTCCAATCTCAAGTTGCTtttagaagagaaaaagagCTATCTGTCCGAGAGCGGCAAGTCCATATCTACTAAATCAAAGGAGGAAGTTGTGAGAACACCAGAGAAAGATCGAGACCGCAGAGACCGGGACAGAGACTTGgataaacacaaagacaaggAGAGGCACAAAGACCGCTCCCAGCAGGCCAAAATAAGCAAGGCCAAACCAAATGACACAGATGTGGATAAGGCCAAATCAAAAGCCTCCTTGGCAACACGCGACCCCAAGCCCAAAGAGAAAAGGCTTGTGAACGATGACCTGATGCAGACCAGCTTTGAGCGAATGCTCAGCCTGAAGGACCAGGAGACTGAGCAGTGGCATCGCAAACACCTGgagaaaatcaaacagaaagagagggaaaggctCAAACAGCGGCCTCTGGCAGATCCTGGGAAGTCCAAGCCCAAAGACAGAACAAAGATTGAGCCATGCCTGAGTAAGGAGCTCATGCGCTCCAAAAGCTCTGAAGCCTCTGATGTCAACAGCAGAGAGAAACCCCTGAAGGATGGCACCAGTCCCAGAACTATGTCGCTGGATGGGAAGACTCTGCCCTCCATCAGCGCAAAGGTCATGTCCGCGGTGGAGAACTGTCTCACCAGATCACCTCGGCCGGAGAGTGATCGCTGCGGGATCATGTCCAGGTCCGTCTCCTTGATATCTGTTGCTAGCTCGGAGGATTCGTGTCAGGCGACGACTTTAACCCCCAGACATGTGGAGTACGATTCCGACATGAACCTGGAAACCTCAGACTCCCAGCCAGCGTTCCTCCAGTCTTCCCTCGTCATCCAAGCCACCAGATCGCCGTCCGTTCACGATAAAGAGTGTCTTCCTGACGTCCCGCAAAGTAATCGGACGCTTCTTCCCAGCAGACATGAATCTCCGTACCTCAGGGCTATTCTGGACGAAGAGGCCAACTCACCAACGGAAGGTAAAGCTGCTGAAAATCTGCCAAAACAGAGCCAGACTGCTGAGGAGCCTGGAACAAGAGAGACCTCGGCAGAAACGGAGGAGTGTCAACAACAGTATTTGAATGCAGTTGCTGACTCAGCCACAGAGAAAGAAGGGAGCACTCCTGTTGGTTTAACATCACAAATATCAAACTGCGATCCTCAGAGTAAAAGCCAGACACTTCCAGAGAGTAGTACCTCTCAAACGGGctcaacagaaaaagagaaaactctTCCTTCCTCTGAAACTCCTGTTGTGAAGGACTTACCATGTCCGACAGAGATTCAACAAGCCGACAGTAAGGATCCAGATGAGCCACCCACGCCTACATCCTGTCTCTCTGCTGAAGCAATAGACACAGACTCGAACCCCCTCCAGGAGGATAGTGCTGTTTTTGGTGTGGCGAGCGAGCAGCCAACAGAACCAGCCGCCACACAAGTTTCTGACCTTGAAGAGGAACCTCTTGAGAGTGCTGacggagcagaagaagaggagagtaTGGAGGTAGACGGCAGAGGAAGTCCTGTTCCCTCCACGAGTTCACACATTCCCAGCTACTCGGCAGGGGAGTCCTTGCCGGGCTTTAGCCAACCAAGCAGCGAGTCCAAATGTTCTTCAGAGGACATGGACGTGAATGACCAAGACTGCAAGAACTCAACACCTGAAGGTGAAGCTGAAAGTCTAAATGCTCAGGTGGAGGGAAAGGACTGTATCCCTGCAACGGCGTCCTATAGTGCGAGCCCCGAGCACAATGCCGAGGAGATGAGTGATGTCCCGCAGAGCTCAGAGAGCAGTAACGCTGCTGTCTCAACAGAGAGTCCGACAGGAGAGGGTGCTGTAGCGACAGAGGGATTCTCTGAGCCTACAGCAGAGGCCAGCTCTGAGCCGATGGAGGTGACGCCCACAGAGGAGAAACCAGAGTCATCTTCAGCTGGGGAAGAGCAGAGCATCGTCCAATCTGCAGCCCGgaccaacagcagcagcagcagcagcagcagcagtagtgttagcagtagcagcagcagcagcagcacctgcaGCGCCTCAGGGAGCTCCTCTCCACAGTCTGGAGACCGGGACTCTGATTCTTCTGGTGCTAAGTTCAAGAGTCTCTCTGCGGACAGTGAAATAGACATCCACCATCCCCATCCTCGCAAGAGGAAGATGCCCAAAGCGTCGGGCTCGCAGCCTTACTCCGCGGCTCAGCAGCAGGATAAGGAGCTCGGCCAGCAGTCTCTGGCAGCCATCGTTGACTCGGTGAAGCTGGAGGAGATCCAGCCCTACCAGACGGAGAGGGCCAACCCTTACTACGAGTTCCTGCACATCCGGAGGAAGATCGAGGAGAAGCGCAAGGTGCTGTGCAGTGTCATCCCGCAGCCGCCACAGTATTACGATGAATATGTGACCTTCAACGGATCCTACCTCTTAGATGGGAACCCGCTCAGCAAGATCTGCATACCAACT ATTACTCCACCTCCATCATTACCTGAGCAGCTGAAGGAGATGTTCAAACAGCAGGAGGTGGTCCGTATGAAGCTACGCCTGCAGCACAGCATTGAAAGG gAAAAGCTGATTGTTTCTAATGAGCAGGAAGTCTTACGAGTCCATTACCGGGCAGCAAGAACACTAGCCAATCAGACGCTGCCTTTCAGTGCCTGTACGGTTCTATTGGACGCTGAAGTGTACAACATGCCTCAAGAAGCCCAG AACGATGATGGCAAAACGTCAGTGAGAGACCGATTCAACGCCAGGCAGTTCATGTCCTGGTTACAAGATGTTGATGACAAGTTTGACAAACTAAAG acgTGTCTCCTGATGCGGCAGCAGCACGAGGCGGCGGCTCTGAACGCCGTGCAGCGGCTGGAGTGGCAGCTCAAGCTGCAGGAGCTCGACCCGGCCACCTACAAGTCTACCAGCATCTTCGAGATCCCCGAGTTCTACATCCCGCTGGTGGAGGTCAACGACGACTTCGACCTCACCCCGATATGA